The following proteins are encoded in a genomic region of Thioclava nitratireducens:
- the hisB gene encoding imidazoleglycerol-phosphate dehydratase HisB, translated as MRKATISRNTAETEISVEIDLDGTGQYDNKTGVGFFDHMLDQLARHSLIDMTVRAKGDLHIDDHHTVEDTGIALGQALVQALGDKRGIRRYGHFALAMDDTQVSCALDLSARPFFVWNCNMPSPKIGTFDTELVREFFQALATHGGITLHIDRVHGFNSHHIAEAAFKSVARALRMAVEPDPRMGGVLPSTKGAL; from the coding sequence ATGCGCAAGGCCACGATCAGCCGCAACACCGCCGAGACCGAGATCAGCGTCGAGATCGATCTCGATGGCACCGGTCAGTATGACAACAAAACGGGCGTGGGCTTTTTCGACCACATGCTCGATCAGCTCGCACGGCATTCGCTGATCGACATGACCGTGCGGGCGAAGGGCGACCTGCATATCGACGATCACCACACGGTCGAGGATACCGGGATCGCGCTGGGTCAGGCCTTGGTGCAGGCGCTTGGCGACAAGCGCGGCATCCGCCGCTACGGCCATTTCGCACTGGCGATGGACGACACGCAGGTCTCCTGCGCGCTGGATCTGTCCGCGCGGCCGTTCTTCGTGTGGAATTGCAACATGCCCTCCCCGAAGATCGGCACGTTCGACACCGAACTGGTGCGAGAATTCTTCCAAGCCCTCGCCACCCATGGCGGGATCACGCTGCATATCGACCGCGTGCATGGCTTCAACAGCCACCACATCGCCGAAGCCGCGTTCAAATCGGTCGCCCGCGCCCTGCGCATGGCGGTCGAGCCCGATCCGCGCATGGGCGGCGTGCTGCCCTCGACCAAAGGGGCGCTTTGA
- a CDS encoding homoserine dehydrogenase — protein sequence MSAVSDTAPLRLGIAGLGTVGIGVVKIVQRHADLLEARAGRLIEITAVSARDRTKNRDADLSSYAWEDDAVTLAQRDDIDVFVELMGGHEGPAKDATEAALKAGKDVVTANKALLAHHGQALAELAESLGRTIRYEAAVAGGIPVIKTLTEGLAGNGIRRVMGVMNGTCNYILTRMEDAGLPYDTVFEEARALGYLEADPNLDVGGIDAGHKLAILAAIAFGTQVAFDDVTLEGIGRISIDDIRRAGDMGYKIKLLGVAQMTGRGLEQRMTPCLVPATSPLGQLTGGTNMTVLEGDSVGQIVLRGAGAGEGPTASAVMADVMDLARGLRLPVFGQPADKLEAPTPAVTAIAAPYYLRLQLSDKPGALAKVATVLGEAGVSISRMRQYGHADTSAPVLIVTHKTTRDAIDAAINALPATRVVEGEPVAIRIEEV from the coding sequence ATGTCCGCCGTCTCCGATACCGCACCCTTGCGTCTTGGCATCGCGGGTCTCGGCACCGTGGGCATCGGTGTGGTGAAGATCGTGCAGCGCCATGCCGATCTGCTGGAAGCCCGCGCGGGCCGCCTGATCGAAATCACCGCCGTCTCGGCGCGCGACCGCACCAAGAACCGCGATGCGGACCTGTCGAGCTATGCATGGGAAGACGATGCGGTGACGCTCGCGCAGCGCGACGATATTGACGTCTTTGTCGAACTGATGGGCGGCCATGAAGGCCCCGCGAAGGACGCCACCGAAGCCGCGCTGAAAGCGGGCAAGGACGTGGTCACCGCGAACAAGGCGCTGCTCGCGCATCACGGTCAGGCGCTGGCGGAACTCGCCGAAAGCCTCGGCCGCACGATCCGCTACGAGGCCGCCGTCGCAGGCGGCATCCCGGTCATCAAGACGCTGACCGAAGGGCTTGCGGGCAACGGCATCCGCCGCGTGATGGGCGTGATGAACGGCACCTGCAACTACATCCTGACACGGATGGAAGATGCTGGCCTGCCTTATGACACGGTGTTCGAGGAGGCGCGCGCGCTTGGCTATCTCGAGGCCGATCCGAACCTCGATGTGGGCGGCATCGACGCGGGCCACAAGCTTGCCATCCTCGCCGCCATCGCCTTTGGCACGCAGGTCGCCTTCGACGACGTGACGCTGGAAGGGATCGGGCGCATCTCGATCGACGATATCCGCCGCGCGGGCGATATGGGCTACAAGATCAAGCTGCTGGGCGTCGCGCAGATGACCGGCCGCGGGCTGGAGCAGCGCATGACGCCGTGCCTCGTGCCCGCCACCTCGCCACTAGGACAGCTGACCGGCGGCACCAACATGACCGTGCTGGAAGGCGACTCGGTCGGTCAGATCGTGCTGCGTGGCGCAGGCGCGGGCGAAGGCCCCACCGCGAGCGCCGTTATGGCCGACGTGATGGACCTCGCGCGCGGGTTGCGGCTGCCGGTCTTCGGCCAGCCCGCCGACAAGCTCGAGGCCCCCACCCCCGCCGTGACCGCGATTGCGGCACCCTATTACCTGCGCCTGCAGCTGTCGGACAAACCCGGCGCGCTGGCGAAAGTCGCGACCGTTCTGGGCGAGGCGGGCGTCTCGATCAGCCGGATGCGCCAATACGGCCATGCTGACACCTCGGCTCCGGTGCTGATTGTCACCCACAAGACGACGCGCGACGCGATCGACGCGGCGATCAACGCGCTGCCCGCGACCCGCGTCGTCGAGGGCGAGCCGGTCGCAATCCGCATCGAAGAAGTCTGA
- the gcvH gene encoding glycine cleavage system protein GcvH, giving the protein MKFTEDHEWLKTEGDVVIVGITEHASEQLGDVVFVDLPDVGDTVEKGDEICVIESVKAASDILAPLDGEIVAINEDLAENPALVNEDPLGKAWFFKMKLTDASALDGFMDEAAYKDFIG; this is encoded by the coding sequence ATGAAATTCACCGAAGACCACGAGTGGCTCAAGACCGAAGGCGACGTCGTGATCGTGGGCATCACCGAGCACGCCTCCGAGCAGCTGGGCGATGTCGTATTCGTCGACCTGCCCGATGTGGGCGACACGGTCGAGAAGGGCGACGAGATCTGCGTGATCGAGTCGGTCAAGGCCGCCTCCGACATCCTCGCGCCGCTCGACGGCGAGATCGTCGCGATCAACGAGGATCTGGCCGAAAACCCGGCGCTCGTGAACGAAGACCCGCTGGGCAAGGCGTGGTTCTTCAAGATGAAACTCACCGACGCCTCCGCGCTCGACGGCTTTATGGACGAGGCCGCTTACAAAGACTTCATCGGGTAA
- the gcvP gene encoding aminomethyl-transferring glycine dehydrogenase — MTFTPTTYDSYDFANRRHIGPSPAEMEEMLKAVGAPDLDALIAETVPKSIRQAEPLGWAPLTEYGLLQKMEGVAKKNRVMTSLIGQGYYGTVTPPAIQRNILENPAWYTAYTPYQPEIAQGRLEALLNFQTMVSDLTGLPVANASLLDEATAAAEAMAMAQRVSKSKATAFFVDENCHPQTIGVIRTRAEPLGIEVIVGAPETLEAEKVFGAIFQYPGTYGHVRDFTAECEALHAAKAVAVVATDLLALCLLKEPGAMGADIAVGSAQRFGVPMGYGGPHAAFMSSTDAMKRAMPGRIVGVSIDSRGNRAYRLSLQTREQHIRREKATSNVCTAQALLAVMASFYAVFHGPVGLRAISERVHLLTVQLAEALKAAGAVVEPSNFFDTITVEVGVGQQGILAAARHRGINLRKVGRDRVGISLDETSDPGVVAKVLDAFGITDPAPKATQPAVPDALLRESDYLTHPVFHMNRAESEMMRYMRRLSDRDLALDRAMIPLGSCTMKLNAAAEMMPLTWPEFGTLHPFVPLDQAQGYAEMIDDLTAKLCEITGYDAFSMQPNSGAQGEYAGLLTIAAYHRANGDDQRDVCLIPMSAHGTNPASAHMAGMKVVVVKSAPNGDVDLEDFEAKAAEAGDKLAACMITYPSTHGVFEETVKRICDITHEYGGQVYLDGANLNALVGLVKPGEIGSDVSHLNLHKTFAIPHGGGGPGMGPIGVKSHLAPYLPGHPETGGEEGPVSAAPYGSASILLISWAYILMMGGPGLTQATRVAILAANYIAAKLKEGYPILFMGNRGRVAHECIIDTRPFAEVGVTVDDIAKRLMDNGFHAPTMSWPVAGTLMVEPTESETKAEIDRFITAMLSIRDEIRDIEAGEITPEDSPLRHAPHTVEDLVADWDRKYTREQGCFPAGAFRVDKYWPPVGRVDNVFGDRNLICTCPPVESYADAAE; from the coding sequence ATGACCTTCACCCCCACGACTTACGACAGTTACGATTTCGCCAATCGCCGCCATATCGGCCCCTCACCGGCCGAGATGGAGGAGATGCTCAAGGCCGTGGGGGCGCCGGACCTCGACGCGCTGATCGCCGAGACGGTGCCGAAAAGCATCCGTCAGGCCGAGCCGCTGGGCTGGGCGCCGCTGACCGAGTACGGGCTGCTGCAGAAGATGGAAGGCGTCGCGAAGAAGAACCGCGTGATGACCAGCCTGATCGGGCAGGGCTATTATGGCACCGTCACGCCGCCCGCGATCCAGCGCAACATTCTGGAAAACCCGGCTTGGTACACGGCCTATACGCCCTATCAGCCCGAGATCGCGCAGGGGCGTCTCGAGGCGCTTCTGAACTTCCAGACGATGGTGTCGGACCTGACCGGGCTGCCGGTCGCCAATGCTTCGTTGCTCGATGAGGCGACGGCGGCGGCGGAAGCCATGGCGATGGCGCAGCGCGTGTCGAAATCGAAGGCCACTGCCTTCTTCGTCGATGAGAATTGCCACCCGCAGACCATCGGCGTGATCCGGACCCGCGCGGAGCCGCTGGGGATCGAGGTGATCGTGGGCGCGCCCGAAACGCTCGAAGCGGAGAAGGTCTTCGGCGCGATCTTCCAATATCCGGGCACCTATGGCCATGTCCGCGACTTCACCGCCGAATGCGAGGCGCTTCATGCCGCGAAGGCCGTCGCCGTGGTCGCGACCGATCTGCTCGCGCTGTGCCTGCTGAAAGAGCCGGGCGCGATGGGCGCCGATATAGCCGTAGGCTCCGCGCAGCGCTTCGGTGTGCCGATGGGCTATGGCGGCCCGCATGCGGCCTTCATGTCCTCCACCGACGCGATGAAACGCGCGATGCCCGGGCGGATCGTCGGCGTCTCCATCGACAGCCGAGGCAACCGCGCCTACCGCCTGAGCCTTCAGACCCGCGAGCAGCATATCCGCCGCGAGAAGGCGACCTCGAATGTCTGCACCGCGCAGGCGCTCCTCGCCGTGATGGCGAGCTTCTACGCCGTGTTCCACGGTCCCGTCGGTCTGCGCGCGATCTCCGAACGTGTGCACCTGCTGACGGTGCAACTGGCCGAGGCGCTGAAAGCCGCAGGCGCTGTGGTAGAGCCCTCGAATTTCTTCGACACGATCACCGTCGAGGTGGGCGTGGGCCAGCAGGGCATCCTCGCGGCCGCCCGCCATCGCGGGATCAACCTGCGCAAGGTGGGCCGCGATCGGGTCGGTATCTCGCTCGACGAGACCAGCGATCCGGGCGTCGTCGCCAAGGTGCTCGACGCCTTCGGGATCACCGACCCCGCGCCGAAGGCGACGCAGCCGGCGGTACCCGATGCGCTGCTGCGCGAGAGCGACTACCTCACCCATCCGGTCTTCCACATGAACCGCGCCGAATCCGAGATGATGCGCTACATGCGCAGGCTCTCGGATCGCGACCTCGCGCTCGACCGCGCAATGATCCCGCTGGGCTCGTGCACGATGAAGCTGAATGCAGCGGCAGAGATGATGCCGCTCACATGGCCGGAATTCGGCACGTTGCATCCGTTCGTGCCGCTCGATCAGGCGCAGGGCTATGCGGAGATGATCGACGATCTGACCGCGAAACTGTGCGAGATCACCGGCTATGATGCCTTCTCGATGCAGCCCAATTCGGGCGCACAGGGCGAATATGCAGGGCTTCTCACCATCGCCGCCTATCACCGCGCCAATGGCGACGATCAGCGCGATGTCTGCCTGATCCCGATGTCGGCGCATGGTACGAACCCGGCCTCGGCGCATATGGCGGGGATGAAGGTCGTCGTCGTGAAATCGGCGCCCAACGGCGACGTCGATCTCGAAGACTTCGAAGCGAAGGCTGCAGAGGCGGGCGACAAGCTCGCGGCCTGCATGATCACCTATCCCTCGACCCATGGCGTGTTCGAGGAGACGGTAAAGCGCATCTGCGACATCACGCACGAATATGGCGGTCAGGTCTATCTCGATGGCGCGAACCTCAACGCGCTGGTGGGGCTGGTGAAACCGGGCGAGATCGGCTCCGATGTGAGCCACCTCAACCTGCACAAGACCTTCGCGATCCCGCATGGCGGTGGTGGCCCGGGCATGGGGCCGATCGGGGTGAAATCGCACCTCGCACCCTACCTGCCCGGCCACCCCGAGACCGGCGGCGAAGAGGGACCGGTGAGTGCCGCGCCCTATGGCTCCGCCTCGATCCTGCTGATCTCCTGGGCCTATATCCTGATGATGGGCGGGCCGGGCCTGACGCAGGCGACCCGCGTGGCGATCCTCGCTGCCAATTACATCGCTGCGAAGCTGAAAGAGGGTTACCCGATCCTCTTCATGGGCAATCGCGGACGTGTCGCGCATGAATGCATCATCGACACGCGGCCCTTCGCGGAAGTGGGCGTGACGGTGGACGACATCGCCAAGCGCCTGATGGATAACGGCTTCCACGCCCCCACGATGAGCTGGCCGGTCGCTGGCACGCTGATGGTGGAGCCTACCGAATCCGAGACCAAGGCCGAGATCGACCGCTTCATCACCGCGATGCTCTCGATCCGTGACGAGATCCGCGACATCGAGGCGGGCGAGATCACCCCCGAGGACAGTCCGCTGCGCCACGCGCCGCACACGGTCGAAGACCTCGTGGCCGATTGGGACCGGAAATACACCCGCGAGCAGGGGTGCTTCCCGGCAGGCGCCTTCCGCGTCGACAAATACTGGCCGCCCGTGGGCCGGGTCGACAACGTCTTCGGCGACCGCAACCTGATCTGCACCTGCCCGCCGGTCGAGAGCTACGCCGACGCGGCAGAGTAA
- the hisA gene encoding 1-(5-phosphoribosyl)-5-[(5-phosphoribosylamino)methylideneamino]imidazole-4-carboxamide isomerase, protein MILYPAIDLKDGQCVRLLHGEMDKATVFGDDPAAQAAKFEAAGCEWVHLVDLNGAFAGEPVNAAAVEAILSRIKVPAQLGGGIRDMATIERWLDKGLARVILGTVAVENPDLVREAAKAFPGQVAVGIDARNGKVATKGWAEETDVMVTDLAKSFEDAGVAAIIYTDIMRDGAMGGPNIAATEALARAVEIPVIASGGVSSLPDLIALRDTGVIAGAISGRAIYDGALDLTEALAALRA, encoded by the coding sequence ATGATCCTCTACCCCGCGATCGACCTCAAGGATGGCCAATGCGTGCGCTTGCTGCATGGCGAGATGGACAAGGCCACGGTCTTCGGCGACGACCCCGCGGCGCAGGCGGCCAAATTCGAGGCGGCGGGCTGCGAATGGGTGCATCTGGTGGACCTCAACGGCGCCTTCGCGGGCGAGCCGGTGAACGCCGCCGCCGTCGAGGCGATCCTGTCGCGCATCAAGGTGCCCGCACAGCTGGGCGGCGGTATCCGCGACATGGCGACGATCGAGCGCTGGCTGGATAAAGGGCTTGCGCGGGTGATCCTCGGCACCGTCGCAGTCGAGAACCCCGATCTGGTGCGCGAGGCGGCGAAAGCCTTCCCCGGCCAGGTGGCCGTCGGAATCGACGCGCGCAACGGCAAGGTGGCGACCAAGGGCTGGGCGGAAGAGACCGATGTGATGGTCACCGATCTGGCGAAATCGTTTGAGGACGCGGGCGTCGCCGCAATCATCTACACCGACATCATGCGCGATGGCGCTATGGGTGGACCGAACATCGCCGCGACCGAGGCGCTGGCGCGCGCGGTCGAGATCCCGGTGATCGCGAGCGGTGGGGTCTCCTCCCTGCCCGACCTGATCGCACTGCGCGACACCGGCGTGATCGCGGGCGCGATCTCGGGGCGCGCGATCTATGACGGGGCACTCGATCTGACCGAGGCGCTGGCTGCGTTGCGCGCCTGA
- the glpX gene encoding class II fructose-bisphosphatase: MTPPIDFNDRMLSLGLARVSEAAAHASADLIGRGDEKAADQAAVNAMRDQLNKLEIRGTVVIGEGERDEAPMLYIGEEVGQGVGPEVDIALDPLEGTTLTAKDMPNALTVIAMAPRGTMLHAPDVYMDKLAIGPGYEKDVVSLDMTPTERVQALAKAQGVETKDIAVCILDRPRHEDMIAEVRETGAKIRLITDGDVAGVIHCAEPDFTGIDMYMGSGGAPEGVLAASALKCMGGQMWGKLLFRNDDERGRAKKAGITDLDKVYARDDMVRSDVIFAATGVTDGSIVKGVKREPTYIESETMLMRSKTGSLRRVIYRNPVK; the protein is encoded by the coding sequence ATGACCCCTCCGATTGATTTCAACGACCGCATGCTTTCGCTGGGCCTCGCCCGCGTGTCGGAAGCGGCGGCTCATGCATCAGCCGACCTGATCGGTCGCGGCGACGAGAAGGCCGCCGATCAGGCCGCGGTGAACGCGATGCGCGATCAGCTCAACAAGCTGGAAATCCGGGGCACCGTGGTCATCGGGGAAGGCGAGCGCGACGAGGCGCCGATGCTCTATATCGGGGAGGAAGTCGGCCAGGGCGTCGGCCCCGAGGTGGATATCGCGCTCGACCCGCTGGAAGGCACGACGCTGACTGCGAAGGACATGCCCAACGCGCTCACCGTGATCGCGATGGCGCCGCGCGGCACGATGCTGCACGCGCCCGACGTCTACATGGACAAGCTCGCGATCGGCCCGGGCTACGAGAAGGACGTGGTCTCGCTCGATATGACCCCGACCGAGCGCGTTCAAGCACTGGCCAAGGCGCAAGGCGTCGAAACCAAGGACATTGCGGTCTGCATCCTCGACCGTCCGCGCCATGAAGACATGATCGCCGAGGTTCGCGAGACCGGCGCGAAGATCCGCCTCATCACCGATGGCGACGTGGCGGGTGTCATTCACTGCGCCGAGCCCGATTTCACTGGCATCGACATGTATATGGGTTCGGGCGGCGCGCCCGAGGGCGTGTTGGCAGCCTCGGCGCTGAAATGCATGGGCGGCCAGATGTGGGGCAAGCTGTTGTTCCGCAACGACGACGAGCGGGGCCGCGCGAAGAAGGCGGGCATCACCGACCTCGACAAGGTCTATGCGCGCGACGACATGGTGCGCTCGGACGTGATCTTCGCCGCGACCGGCGTGACCGACGGGTCCATCGTGAAGGGCGTGAAGCGCGAGCCGACCTATATCGAATCCGAGACGATGCTGATGCGGTCGAAGACCGGCTCGCTGCGCCGCGTGATCTACCGCAACCCTGTGAAGTAA
- the hisH gene encoding imidazole glycerol phosphate synthase subunit HisH has translation MLTALVDYDSGNLHSAEKAFQRMANETGHGTIVVTSEPDVVARADRIVLPGDGAFPSCSAALYRFEGLAQAIEEAVTVKGRPFLGICIGMQMLATRGLEFRETEGFGWIPGEVVKIEPSDPSMKVPHMGWNDLVVGYNHPVLSGINTGDHAYFVHSYHFNVAEPEHRLAYAEYGAEITAIVGRDNIVGTQFHPEKSQATGLRLIANFLGWKP, from the coding sequence ATGCTCACGGCACTGGTCGATTACGATTCGGGCAACCTTCACTCGGCAGAGAAGGCGTTTCAGCGCATGGCGAACGAGACGGGTCACGGCACGATCGTCGTGACCTCGGAGCCCGACGTCGTCGCGCGCGCCGACCGGATCGTGCTGCCGGGCGACGGGGCGTTTCCGTCCTGCAGCGCGGCGCTCTATCGCTTCGAGGGGCTGGCGCAGGCGATCGAGGAGGCGGTGACCGTGAAGGGCCGCCCCTTCCTCGGGATCTGCATCGGCATGCAGATGCTCGCGACGCGCGGGTTGGAATTCCGCGAGACCGAGGGCTTCGGCTGGATCCCCGGCGAAGTGGTGAAGATCGAACCCTCCGATCCGTCGATGAAAGTCCCGCATATGGGCTGGAACGATCTGGTGGTCGGCTACAATCACCCGGTTCTGAGCGGCATCAACACCGGCGATCACGCCTATTTCGTGCATAGCTACCACTTCAACGTAGCCGAGCCTGAGCACCGTCTGGCCTATGCCGAATATGGTGCGGAGATCACCGCGATCGTGGGCCGTGACAATATCGTGGGCACCCAATTCCACCCCGAGAAGTCGCAGGCGACCGGGTTGCGGCTGATTGCGAATTTCCTCGGCTGGAAGCCCTGA
- a CDS encoding TetR/AcrR family transcriptional regulator — protein MARKTGSHSEITGPKIRAEAQRLFARYGFAAVSMRQIAGAVGVQAGALYLYTSDKEALLFDLLKTHMDELIAAWRAEPAGGDAHARLERFVRFHIRFNLERAEAVFLSYMELRNLSPENFAVIEGLRKTYETELEEILKAGQDEGVFLIPDTKLATMAIIAMLTGVNTWFREGGRLSRAMVADIYWDMVRKSVGA, from the coding sequence ATGGCACGCAAGACAGGCTCCCATTCAGAGATTACCGGCCCGAAGATCCGCGCCGAGGCGCAAAGGCTCTTTGCGCGGTACGGCTTTGCCGCCGTTTCGATGCGCCAGATCGCGGGCGCGGTGGGGGTGCAGGCGGGGGCTCTCTACCTCTATACGTCCGACAAGGAAGCGCTGCTTTTCGATCTGCTCAAGACCCATATGGACGAGCTGATCGCCGCATGGCGCGCCGAGCCTGCCGGGGGCGACGCCCATGCGCGGCTGGAGCGTTTCGTGCGCTTCCACATCCGCTTCAACCTCGAGCGGGCCGAGGCTGTGTTCCTCAGCTACATGGAACTGCGCAACCTGAGCCCGGAGAATTTCGCGGTGATCGAGGGGCTGCGCAAGACCTACGAGACCGAGCTGGAAGAGATCCTGAAGGCGGGACAGGACGAAGGCGTTTTCCTGATCCCCGACACGAAACTCGCGACGATGGCGATCATCGCGATGCTGACCGGCGTGAATACATGGTTCCGCGAAGGCGGACGCCTGAGCCGCGCCATGGTCGCCGATATCTACTGGGATATGGTGCGCAAATCCGTGGGCGCCTGA
- the gcvT gene encoding glycine cleavage system aminomethyltransferase GcvT, with product MSELKRTPLYDLHVELGAKMVPFAGYEMPVQYPLGVMKEHLHTRAKAGLFDVSHMGQVIVPGEGAAEAFEALVPVSLMGLKEGRQRYAMFTDENGGILDDLMVANRGDHLFVVVNAACKEDDIAHMRAHLESVEELADRALLALQGPAAEGVLEALVPGTAKMRFMDVGVYHWNGTELWISRSGYTGEDGYEISVPADRAVEFARKLLADEAVEPIGLGARDSLRLEAGLCLYGHDIDTTTTPVEGNIAWAIQKVRRKGGEREGGFPGADRILSELENGPSRLRMGLRPEGRAPMREGVEIFAGPEGGQPIGRVTSGGFGPSIEAPMAMAYLPADTKEGATVYGEVRGKRLPARVVAMPFRPATYKR from the coding sequence ATGAGCGAGTTGAAACGCACACCGCTATACGATCTGCATGTTGAGCTGGGCGCCAAGATGGTGCCTTTCGCGGGCTACGAGATGCCTGTGCAATACCCGCTGGGCGTGATGAAGGAACACCTGCACACCCGCGCCAAGGCCGGGCTGTTCGATGTCAGCCACATGGGGCAGGTGATCGTGCCGGGCGAAGGCGCTGCCGAGGCGTTCGAGGCGCTGGTGCCGGTCAGCCTGATGGGCCTGAAAGAGGGTCGCCAGCGCTATGCGATGTTCACCGATGAGAATGGCGGCATTCTCGATGACCTGATGGTGGCGAACCGAGGCGATCATCTCTTCGTCGTGGTGAACGCGGCCTGCAAGGAAGACGACATCGCGCATATGCGGGCGCATCTGGAATCGGTCGAGGAACTCGCCGACCGCGCGCTACTGGCGCTGCAAGGGCCTGCCGCCGAAGGCGTTCTTGAGGCTCTGGTGCCCGGCACCGCCAAGATGCGCTTCATGGACGTGGGCGTCTATCACTGGAACGGGACGGAGCTTTGGATCTCGCGCTCGGGCTATACCGGTGAAGACGGCTACGAGATTTCCGTGCCCGCGGACCGCGCGGTGGAATTTGCCCGCAAACTGCTCGCCGATGAGGCGGTCGAGCCGATCGGCCTGGGCGCGCGCGACAGCCTGCGACTGGAAGCTGGGCTTTGCCTCTACGGCCATGACATCGACACCACGACGACTCCGGTCGAGGGCAACATCGCCTGGGCGATCCAGAAGGTGCGACGCAAGGGTGGGGAGCGCGAAGGCGGCTTCCCTGGCGCGGATCGCATCCTGAGCGAACTGGAAAACGGCCCGAGCCGCCTCCGTATGGGGCTTCGCCCCGAGGGTCGCGCGCCGATGCGCGAAGGCGTGGAAATCTTCGCCGGACCCGAGGGCGGTCAGCCTATCGGGCGTGTGACCTCGGGCGGTTTCGGCCCCTCGATCGAGGCACCGATGGCGATGGCCTATCTGCCCGCAGACACGAAGGAAGGCGCCACCGTCTATGGCGAGGTGCGCGGCAAGCGTCTGCCCGCCAGGGTCGTGGCGATGCCTTTCCGCCCTGCAACCTACAAACGCTGA
- a CDS encoding ATP-binding protein, protein MAPKAVLSWSSGKDCAMALHACRTEGHADVVALLSTTNEAFDRVAMHGTRNELLRRQAKATGLPLIEVPLPWPCSNEDYEARMASAMDQVKALGVETMVFGDLFLEDVRDYRIEKLKPLGVEALFPLWQRPTDQLAREMIAAGFVTHLVTVDPSKLDPSFAGRRFDESLLADLPEGVDPCGENGEFHTAVSAGPIFDAPIPVRVGETVMRDGFAYADLIPE, encoded by the coding sequence ATGGCCCCCAAGGCGGTTCTGTCGTGGTCGTCGGGCAAGGATTGCGCGATGGCGCTGCATGCTTGCCGGACCGAAGGCCACGCGGATGTCGTGGCGCTGCTGTCCACGACCAACGAGGCTTTCGACCGGGTCGCGATGCACGGCACCCGCAATGAGTTGCTGCGCCGTCAGGCGAAGGCCACGGGCCTGCCGCTGATCGAGGTGCCGCTGCCCTGGCCCTGCTCGAACGAGGATTACGAGGCGCGGATGGCCTCTGCCATGGATCAGGTGAAGGCGCTAGGCGTCGAGACGATGGTCTTCGGCGATCTTTTCCTCGAAGACGTGCGCGATTACCGGATCGAGAAGCTGAAGCCGCTCGGCGTCGAGGCGCTGTTTCCGCTCTGGCAGCGGCCTACGGACCAGCTGGCGCGTGAGATGATCGCGGCGGGGTTCGTCACGCATCTGGTGACGGTGGACCCGAGCAAGCTCGACCCCAGCTTCGCGGGGCGGCGTTTCGATGAAAGCCTGCTGGCCGATCTGCCCGAAGGCGTCGATCCCTGCGGCGAGAATGGCGAGTTTCACACCGCCGTCAGCGCGGGTCCGATCTTCGACGCGCCGATCCCGGTGCGGGTGGGCGAAACCGTTATGCGCGACGGCTTCGCCTATGCCGATCTGATCCCGGAGTAA
- a CDS encoding DUF2147 domain-containing protein — protein sequence MKTLMIAAVTLALGAGAALADPIEGTWKTQPDDGAYAYVDIAPCGAKFCGTIVRTFKGGSEYKSENLGKQLVIGMEPQGDNKYKGKVWRPSNNKIYLGKITVQGNAMALAGCVAGGLFCKSQDWQRVK from the coding sequence ATGAAGACATTGATGATCGCCGCGGTGACTTTGGCATTGGGCGCAGGTGCGGCGCTGGCCGACCCGATCGAGGGCACCTGGAAGACGCAGCCCGATGACGGCGCCTATGCCTATGTGGACATCGCGCCCTGCGGTGCGAAATTCTGCGGGACCATCGTGCGCACCTTCAAGGGCGGCAGCGAGTACAAGTCGGAGAATCTCGGCAAGCAACTCGTGATCGGAATGGAGCCCCAGGGCGACAACAAGTACAAGGGCAAGGTCTGGCGTCCGTCGAACAACAAGATCTACCTCGGCAAGATTACCGTTCAGGGCAACGCGATGGCGCTGGCGGGTTGTGTGGCCGGCGGCCTCTTCTGCAAATCGCAGGACTGGCAGCGCGTGAAGTGA